The Paraburkholderia agricolaris genome includes the window CGCCGAGCTCGTACTCGGTTCCGGTTGCAAACTTCGGGCACTAAAAAGCGGTCGTGTGAGCGATAGCCTCGCACCCGCCTGATTGCTGATTGATATTGTTGGACCGCGGCCCCGCCTTCACATCAATGTGAAAGCGGGGCCGCTTTGCAATTGAGCGCTGAACGACGTAATTGGCTTCTTGGCCTCGCGCGGGCGCTTAGCCCTGTACGGCAGTCAACTGCCTGAGTTGCTCCAGCAATTTCACCGCTGGACTCGGCAAAATCCCCTGACGGCGGCGAAACGCCGTCAACGTGCGGCGTGCGACCAGGCCCGGAATCGGCAGCGTATCGAACACGCCGGCGGCGCTTTCGGTGTCGTACATCGGCATGGCCATCCAGCTCAGAAACCCCGCGCGCGTCACGAGGCTTTTCAGCACCGTGATCGAACGCGTCTCGACAGCGATCTGCGGCATGCCGAAGCCGTGCTCGGCAAACACATGCTGCATGTGCTCGAACGGACCCGTTCCACGCGGCGGAACGCACCACTGCTGATCGAGCGTGTCGGCAAGCGATAAATCGGGTTTGTTGCGCAGCGGATGATCGAGCGCGGCGACCACATAGCTCGTGTCTTCCCAACGGCAATCGGCAATCGCGGTTATCTCATCCGTGTCGGGCACCGCCATGCTGAGCGCGAGATCGATCTCGTGTTTCATCAGACTGTCCGCAAGACGGTCCCACACCCCTTCCATAATCTCCACACGCAGATTCGGCCAGCGCGCGAGCACGCCGCTCACCGCGAGCGGCAGCACGAGCGTCGCAATGCTCGCCACCGCGCCGACGCGAATCGTTCCTTTCGCGAGACCGCGCATCGCGTCGATTTCCTCGCGCGCGTGATCGGCTTCGCGTTGCAGCAGGGTGGCGTGCGGCAACAGCGCGCTGCCGATCGCAGTAAGCTGCATACCCTTCGAGTGCCGTTCGAACAGCGGCGCGCCGACCTGATCCTCGAGCCGTTTGATGGTGCGGCTCAGCGCGGGCTGCGTGACGTGCAGCACTTCCGCAGCACGGCCAAGGCTGCCGCTCGCCACAATGGTGGCGAACGCATGCAATTGTTGAAGATTGAAAGTCATGCGCAAAAGTAATGCCTTTTCTCAAAAAAGGCAATTTTCAATTAACCTCGAGCTTCCGATAATGGGGCCTTCAAGAAACGGCGCTCATCTACAGGAGACAGGCATGACCAGCAACGCGCCCCGTTCAGACGCATCGGGACTCGCTCAATCCACTCCGTTCACCGTGCGCGACGCCGTCATCGATCTCATGCGCCGCCTCGGCATGACGTCGGTGTTCGCCAATCCGGGTTCGACGGAATTGCCGTTGTTCCGCGATTTCCCGCAGGATTTCCGTTACGTGCTGGGTTTGCAGGAAGCGGTCGTGGTCGGCATGGCCGACGGTTATGCGCAGGCCACCCGCAACGCTTCATTCGTCAATCTGCATTCGGCGGCGGGGGTGGGCAATGCGATGGGCAATATCTTCACCGCATTCCGCAACCGCACGCCAATCGTGATCACCGCCGGGCAGCAGGCCCGTTCGATTCTGCCGTTCGACCCGTTTCTCGCGTCGACCCAGGCCACCGAATTGCCGAAGCCGTACGTCAAATGGAGCATCGAGCCGGCGCGCGCCGAAGACGTGCCGCTGGCGATCGCACGCGCTTACTACGTGGCAATGCAGGAGCCGCGCGGGCCGGTGCTGGTGTCGATTCCCGTCGACGATTGGGACCGCGCGGCGGAGCCGGTGCCGGCCCGCGTAGTCAGTACCGGGGCGCGGCCGGAGCCGTTCGTGCTGGAGCAGATCG containing:
- a CDS encoding LysR family transcriptional regulator; this encodes MTFNLQQLHAFATIVASGSLGRAAEVLHVTQPALSRTIKRLEDQVGAPLFERHSKGMQLTAIGSALLPHATLLQREADHAREEIDAMRGLAKGTIRVGAVASIATLVLPLAVSGVLARWPNLRVEIMEGVWDRLADSLMKHEIDLALSMAVPDTDEITAIADCRWEDTSYVVAALDHPLRNKPDLSLADTLDQQWCVPPRGTGPFEHMQHVFAEHGFGMPQIAVETRSITVLKSLVTRAGFLSWMAMPMYDTESAAGVFDTLPIPGLVARRTLTAFRRRQGILPSPAVKLLEQLRQLTAVQG